The Lathyrus oleraceus cultivar Zhongwan6 chromosome 5, CAAS_Psat_ZW6_1.0, whole genome shotgun sequence genome includes the window tcatccattcatccccattatgtcctaaaccttttcacacattactttcaaacttgagatagatattgtgcaaacatcttcatgttttcaaatcaaaaacctggacccaagtccttgactttttcaaactccctttcataatacttctttgaatcaatcttaatcatactttgaccctgctttcatgaataatcataatcaattaacttcacccattcaattgttttggctttgtccattcctgctaagttttcatgcattagccataggtttcaattatcattgtggttgatgtaaacctcaccctatccttagtgagtcgactataagacttccgtactgaaaacagggttaacccctctagtacgtcgaagctatcctcgcatggtggatgttggtcttggtcgagttttctcccattgataatgaaaagcctcaagtgctattgtttaaaattgaactcacaaaccttttggaaatcttttagccgaactacggcgttttgatccttacctttgatggaaggtacgtaggcaacgggttcatccgttcgaacacaaaaacaataaaaattgtatattcttttctcatcatcccaatcatgtttgcacaataaatatttcataacaaataacaattttatacaacaagtgtgaaaagggctccctaggagtacctaggacgtagtgggtgcctaacaccttcccattgcgtaatttaccccttacccagactctctgatctttttattagttttctacgcgtaaaacttcttaggcttttgttcgctttttagccagtcctttggataaataaaagtgcggtggcgactcgaattcattgtatgctttgcttatggtttaatcaataaatcatatagcgacgaatacaccgctacaaagCGTATCTCTGTAAAATCCTCTTTGATGTTCTCAGTTTGGATGGGCTTGTTTAATGCTAAAACCGAAAACGGTATTCTGAACTCACTCTTTCTTCTTCATTGTTTTGTCTGGATGCCAAATTGGGATATTCTTTAAAATTTTACTGCTTGGTAATTATTTTGCAACTTTGGTTGTCACAGGGGTTCCGGATCGGTGAGGATGAGTCCAATGAGAACTGGCTGTGAATCAAACCCAAAACTTTGGAACAGATCAGTTGAATTCCGCACTATTGTGTATCCTCCAAATTGCAAGAGTGTAAGAATCTGCATGGCAATGAAGGTGAACACAGTATGGTTGAGCTTCCGGTGTCCAAGCTCATGGGCAATAACAGCAACAATTTCCTCATCGTTTTTGCACTGTTGAACTAATGTGTCATAAAGCACAATCCTCTTGTTCTTGAAGAATCCATACATATAGGCATTGCTGTGACTTGATCTTGTGGATCCATCACAACAAACAACTTCTTTAATGGAAACTTGAGGGAGGAAGCAAGTTTCTCAATTTTCTCCCTATAATACACCTTATCACTTTAGATAGAATTAAAGAGTCGGATATGCCGGCGTATCATCTTCATCATTTATCTTTTCTTGTAGCAGTAGAACGGTTTCCACGGTTATGGATTTCAGATCACTTGAATCCATCAAACAATTATTCATCTGCTGCCTCTAGTCTATCAACTCTTGATGTGGCTTCAAAGGATTTCTATGGAAGAGGATATGATGACGGTGATATGCGCATCTCTGACATGGCAATCATCACTAAGCAGCTTGGTAGCCAACCACCCACGTCCCTACCATGACTCTTGCAACTTCTTGGTTTACGCCCAAGCGGTTACTGGCTATATTTGGTGTGATTAACATGTTGAATTATTTAACCAAGGAGCAATAACTAGCAATGGTATTATTGGACATCGTGGAACTTGCACAGGTGGTACCTGCAAGTCTGATACAGGAATACATGGTGATTTTAACTTGAACAATTTTGAGGATGGTGTTCTGTCATCTGCTGCAGTAGGAAGTATTTGATATGGTTGTGCAACCGGAAGAGGCAATTCCCTAGTGCCAATTAGGAAACAATTTATCTTGGTAAGGTCTGGTGTGTTCTTTTTTCTTTTGAGTCCTGTTTTAGAATTGATTGTGCTGTCTGGTTGTTGGCACCAATAGCACCGGCTTTCCAACCGCCATAATTTCCACTAGGATCACTCATGTAAAGCTGAAAGCCAAAATTTTTGTCCCATCCTGCAAACAGGAAAGAGACTCCAAACGGACGGAGACCACCAAATTGTGTGTAACCCTGTTTGGTATCACAAAGAGATTGAACCAACTGTTCAACAGGCATTGGCTCTTGGTAAGCAAATGAGTAACGCTGTGCTTGGATCCTAGCAGTATTGATTAGGATGTTTGCATCAGACATAATCCCAGCAACAGCACATGCAACGTGATCATCAATCTTGTACATTTTCTCAGTTGAAGTTGAGGTTTGCAGAAGCTTGGATGTCACCTTCTTTTCGCCAACCAGAACAACCCCATCTTTTGACAAGATTCCAATGGCAGTACCAGCATTTCCAATAGCCTCTATTGCATACTCCACTTGGTAAAGACGTCCTTCAGGAGAGAAGATTGTTGTACGACTATCATATCTTCGAGACATCTTGATCTGGACGAGTTTCTCACTGTTTATGGAGGTAGACGGTAAACTCCGGCGGTGATTTCAGGGTAGCGTTTTTTAACGACGAAGCGAGTTCAGCGCGACTCCAATTTGTGTTTGTGAAGCTGATAGAGATGGTGTTTTTGTTGATTTGGCTTTGCAACAAGTTGGTGCAGCAGGGTAAATGCAGTAGGATGGTTAATTGGAAAAGCAAGATTCCAAAGGTTCAAGGCATAACCAAGCATGAAGAAACAAGTCCACATGGTTAAATCAAAGAGCATATGGAAATGGATAATGGAATGAGAGTTATGGCCAGCCATTTAGTGATTAGGGATGACCAATGGCatagggttgactttggtcaaagttgaccaaaaagtcaactgttgaccaaagtcaacaattggttaaaattcaattttatttgcatttttcttgtaaatggacaaatgattgatgattgtggtgaaaattttgggcttttggattttggattgactttggtcaatgttgaccaaaaagtcaactgttgaccaaagtcaacaattggtcaaaattgTCAAGACTTGTACCTTTTTTTAAGTAGAATCAAATGTGATGgtttagaatgatgtgaaatgaattgaaatggtttgaaatttgttttgcaattggtttattttatgacttgaatgcttgactttgaaaagaacATGACTTAACTGGTAGTATGTGTTAACAAGGCCATGAACTGATGGTATAAGATTAGGATTTGAAAGGGATATTCATGAATCAAGTGGCATGATTGGCAATTGGCTTGTGACACAAGAAGGTTGGTTGTTCggatgaccaagaccatatgtgcattaacaatcacatgaacaacaccatgactttggatcaagaccaatcctcatataaaaccaaagtaaggttaggccaagcatgctaaacaaaaataaaaaacataaaaaattcaggaccaaaatcggggtatgacaccttcattgggataaataaagttcggtggcgactctgttcgaacattatttttttccgcgaccatcgcggggaatcgtatttttcgagatgcgacagatggcgactctgttcgaacattaattttttccgcgaccatcgcgaggaatcgtatttttcgagatgcgacagatggcgactctgctggggattagctccaagcaaaagagagtgaagcctaacttagttcagttgatgtattgtgtgttaattttatttgtttgttatttattctgttattattatGCTGCCATGATGATTGTATTATGATTTATTGAATATGTCTTATTTGGGATTCTCTGGTcggtgatactttgtgagataggctctctagccgagtctgagaaaaaccataagattaagttggcggttgcgtagtgggcgcccacaaggagtcttccttgttgggaagaaacaaagaccccgcctagaggagattctcttgagatattattttccgacgagtcttcgtcacgacgatagtattttcaagttggatcaatgactctagggaccttttaacccattatatctggcggttatgtagtattaacctacgaagtttcagacttgttaggttaatacgaaagccccaattAGATGAGATCCCATggacgtattactatcttacagtaatatttccaacctcgatctatgactctgagaaccttgttagaaccctggattcgagagtcgtgtagtagaatccccatggagccttccttgttgggacaatacgaagacctcacctagacgagatcttcttaaggatattgttgtccgacgagtcttcgtcacggcagTGACGTTCTCAGGAAATATTtgtgactctaggaacctaccAATTATAGAGCCTACCCATGGGGTTCCATTATTCAGAGATACCCGGCATTCACCCATTATTCTGATCCATCTGAGAACACCTTGAACTTGTGATCCTGAACATGTCACTACactcatacacatatcattgcatttgcattcatcatcatacatttcatatcatttttcaccaaaaaaataaatacaaaaaacTCATCCGTCCTTCGTCCATAACCTGCGTTAATTTCCCGATACTCATATCAGACTTGAAGTAGCTCTTGAGACGAGATGTGGACTCGATGAAAAATCAGCTAGACCAACTTGTGGAAGCTATGTTGAGAATGTTATGAATGTTATGAAGGAAGACAACATTCAGCAGACTGCAGTTGTTGAGAATGTTATGCTAGCTACTGTAAATCGTCTTACCCAACCTCAGCTTGTGTAAACCCCAGTTGATAACTCTACTGTACTCTACTGTTCGGACAGGAAGACATCCTCAACACTAGCAATCGTTGGActgatttgtttctatttttgcatttgtagtttctttgttgttaaaagttgcttgtgtttaaacattgttgtttttaatggtaatattgatgaagtaatgatgcatgttttgaattaattatctcgcattcactcattttttttcttctcttatatcaaaaacaaaaaatacatcagtgtttctccccattcacttttctttatcataacttttgttttagcaaagatttgagggaggatgacgaaagcaaaatacccataattgctgactgtatgctttcggataaaatcctactgatgatgtacaggcattatttcaaatccccaaacactggagagataaggagttaatccctagtcaaccacttcgagcctagaagtatgagtttctttcggatctaaaaaaaaccttacattaaacctggggcagggtagtgttcagttaatctgactatgCATTCAAATCACAAGACGAAATATCCTGtctgaggatcaaccacatgatattcttcgcacacatcctgaagtgtcgaaggaaccttgcaaaatccaaaagttatgTTGGTTGTTCTCCGAATGACCaaatgacttggcagtcacatTCTAAAAAATGGAATCAATAAAAAAAACCCGCTAAGTCGATACCccaaaaggagacttaggcaaaaatagggggcaatcccgatggactaaagcttcaaaaagcggttcatgcaaaagttagggatcaaaacaaaaatcaaaggaGGTCACAAAAAAcctcaacaaaataaaaacaagatttAGTGACTACCATATCCAAATCAAAAGGTCACCAATATCCATGAAGATCAAAATAAAGTGTCTGTCATTTCAAGAGATCTTACACCTGTAAACTCTCTTAAAGGTTGaatgtgtatgttgaattaaTTGAGCATAGGATTGGAGTTCATCGTGAAGAATGGGTgggttaaaacaaaatttgagccttacatcctttgtttcaaaaaccatgaaccaagccatgttacaaccctcaaaagacctaattgaggtagggttatttccgaaagcatattacagcaaagttgcgtaaactgactcctaaagatttgctaatattcAACATCAATGTCATTATTCCCGCTGTGTCTTTCACACCTTAAATTGCTAAATCAGCATTacatttggactcatggtccactcgtcacacaaTATCATATCATTCCAATGAATGattttttcaaaacttgcatgaatatcgcattaaaattaccatttatgagtgaacaattttaactgcaagaCAGTACTTGACGTCAGGGAAATTCCAACAATAAGAAACAATCAGAGGAACTTAGACATTCGTTGGTGCTGACCCGAATCAAGACTACCTCACAACCCACGAATCAGGGGCATGCCGCCTAAACATCAGTTGATCATAGGAAGATTACTCCAAGAATTGGCCAGTCTTAAAAAATCTTCTAACATCTGTTAATAAATGTGCAAATCatttcaagaatcagttgatcTAAAGCAAATCATCTCAGGACTCTCTTAACTAGGGGCGGATCACCTAGAGGTTCTGTTAGCCAGGGGCAGACCCCTTCAATGTTCAGTTAgggtgagttaagtcgcttcaacgctcataccggggcaagctacctcaagagcacagaaaagtcaatcactccaagagtcggttaaccaaggataaatcctttcatggatcaaaattttggggcaagccatctccaaattatggtacaattgctTTCGAAATCTTTTCGAGGTAAACATTTTGCATAGACCCATCAcattggggcaagatgagccatacAGGAGCAAGTCATCTCCCTGACTTCAAGCTGTTCAAGCGAAAGCTTTTTCACACGTCATCAACTGCAGAGTTCAAGATGAGTGTCGGAGAATCACGCTATCACCCCATAAAATAACCTTTGACAGACAAAAGCCTTTCTGCAAAAAAACCTTTCTCTTCCAATACCCGCGCAGGGGCATTTTGGAAACCTTCCAATCATTACAcaaatcatcatcatgcattagACATGTTGCTTTGCTCTAGCATagccatgcatatcatatcatttatcaGGCGTAACTCCCCATAACATGAACCTGACATCAAAAAGCCTTGAAACCCAAAATCTGACACCAAAGCCCAACATCGCTTGGCCATTTCgaagtccagttctcgtctgacaatttatttcaaagtccagttcccgtctgacaacttatttcaaaagcccagttcccgtctggcaattaatttcaaagtccagttcccgtctggaaaatttatttcaaagaccagttctcgtctggcaatttatttcaaagtccagttcccgtctggcaacttatttcaaaagcccagttcccgtctggcaatttatttcaaagcccagttcccgtctgacaacctttttcaaaagcccagttctcgtctggaaatttatttcaaaagcccagttcccgtctgacaattcctttcaaagcccagttcccgtctggaaatttatttccAAAGTCCAATTCTCGTCTGGCGATTtatttccaaagtccagttctcgtctggcgaactatatcaaaaatcagttcttgcatgacaaatcatttgccaaataccagttctcgtctggtaaattatctcttaataccagttctcgtctggtaggtcacttatttcgataccagttctcgtctggtagtcaattattttcaccaTTTCTCATCTGGTAGCCTACTTTAAAAATCAATTCCTGCatgacaaacaaaaacaaattcagtcccgtctgacatttcaattattttcaccagtttGCGTCTGGTAACATATCCTTCAAGTGATGTCCTCATTTGGCAGTTCAATCTTCTTCACCAGTTCTTATCTGGCAGTTCCCATTTAAAGCCCAACCTCATTGACAGTAAAaaataaaaccctacaaaaaTATCCAATTACCTAGTTGCATTCCTACATGCATCACACGAATCATCCATacatggttttcctaccaaacagaaaattcaaaaaacacagtcatatcaatcatcagcatactcatgcataacactctCACAAAATGGGAActtcaacaaaataaaaatcattcgcattcctacatgcacatcCCAAATATCCCCAGtaattgcatacttgcatacatcttatgcatcatcccatgcatggtattcccacctaaagtgggacatcatacaaaaatcaaacATAACAAATATCAAGATCCAGGTTCATTCATATGTACCCCAGACACTCTCCATCTAAATGCTATAAAGTTATTATCTTGCATATGCTCGTGGAATTATTTCTCAATAAATCAtttttcaactttatgattaataatgatattcctagcatttttctttacaaacattgctccccaagcagaggttaccctaaaaagtctcttatgagctttttcccctgcagagcatttctagtaaatctccctcGAAAGGAGTCTTTTCCTAAAAAgttcccccaacagacgaatattcgagatactgcttcatttatcagaagaatctcatttctctgtttgagacactgcttcatcaatttgaagaatctcatttgattttttagagatactgctctaagtatcctcggagagtcttagattcaattaaggtatcattctcttgttcggaatatcttaattctatcatataagatgctgcttcgactcgatacagagaatctcatttttactgtttgagatactgcttcatcaatatgaagagtctcatttcaggttttttagaggtactgctctaagtattctcggagagtcttagattcaattaaggtatcattcccttgtttggaatatcttaattctatcatataagatgctgcttcgactcgatacagagaatctcatttttactgtttgagatactgcttcatcaatatgaagagtctcatttcagatattttagaggtactgctctaagtattctcggagagtcttagattcaattaaggtatcattcccttgctggaacatcttaattctatcatataagatgctgcttcgacccgatacagagaatctcatttttactgtttgagatactgcttcatcaatatgaagagtctcatttcagatattttttta containing:
- the LOC127079342 gene encoding proteasome subunit alpha type-4-like, whose translation is MSRRYDSRTTIFSPEGRLYQVEYAIEAIGNAGTAIGILSKDGVVLVGEKKVTSKLLQTSTSTEKMYKIDDHVACAVAGIMSDANILINTARIQAQRYSFAYQEPMPVEQLVQSLCDTKQGYTQFGGLRPFGVSFLFAGWDKNFGFQLYMSDPSGNYGGWKAGAIGANNQTAQSILKQDSKEKRTHQTLPR